CAGTTGGTTGAACTTTGAATTCTTTGATCATGATATCAAACAAGTGCTTCCCTTCCTCAACTAATCCCGCGTGACTCAATGCGGAGAGAAGAGATGCAAAAGTCGCGTGATCTGGTTTTGTATTTGTCTTTATCATTTGATGGAAAAGTGAGAGAGCCTCTTCTCCATGTCCATGATTCCCATAACTAGTAATGATGGTATTCCACAATATCACATCCCCCGAACTCATCCTGTCAAATAAAATACGAGCAGAGGAAAGGGCTCCACATTTTGCATACATATCAACCAGAGATGTAACAAGAATTTTATTTACATCAACTTTTTTAACAATATATCCATGTATCGCCCTACCAAATATCAGGAACCCAATTTGAGAACAAGCAAGAAGTGCACCAACAAGTGAAACCAAGTCTGGCTCAAAGCCACAACTTTGCATCCCAATTATCGATTCAAGTGCATTCCTTGAAAGTCCGTTTTGTGCATACCCGGAGATTAAAGTACTCCAAGAAACAATATTCCGACAATTCATGGTTCTAAATAGAGTACAAGCAATGCCCATCTCTCCATTCTTGGCGTACATGTCCACAAGGCTAGTCTGTACCATTACATCCATAGGGAAATCTCTCCTAATCATATAGCCATGCAAAGAGGAAGCCATTTTCAAGTCCTCAATATTTGAACAAACCTGTATCAGGGCCAACATGACTACCCTGTCACCTTCGAATCCCTCTTGGCACATCCTTCTGTAGGTATTCAAAGCCTCATTTACTTTCCCAATCTTGACAAACCCAGTGATCATAGTGCACCAAGAAACAACATCCTTTCTCCTCATCCTCTCAAACACGCATGTCGCCTCGTCCATTTTCCCACACTTGGCATACAGATTCATGACAGAAGATCCCACAAAACCATCATGCTCATATCCACAATCCACCGCTCGTCTCCAGATTTTATCACCCAACTCCAAGTCCATCAATCCGGTGCAGGCTTTGATAGCCACTGTAAAGGTCGAGCTGTCGGGCTTAACTCCTTGGAAACCCATTGCTTTATACAAACCTACGACTTCATGTAGTAAATTTTCACGAGAATACGCCACGATCAATGCATTCGAAGATTCTATACCTCGTTTCGGCAAGCTGTCAAATAGCTTGTGGGCTAGATACACATCGCCCACTCGGGCATATGAAGATATTAGTTGGGCAGCTGAAAATCTATTGCTGAAGAGCCCAGACGTAATCAGCACGCTGTGGATCTTGGAAACGCAAGCTCTGTCTTTACAGGTCAGTAGCAACGTCTTAAGGTCCTCAAGAATCCATTTGCCCACAAGCATTTGGTAGAATAAAGTCGCCGTTGCAGCTATGCGTTGCCACTAACCATCGAAACCATGATACTGAGCTACACACTCAATATATAtgcgtgtgtgtatatatatatagattggAGGGCAAATGATGAAATGATTAAGAATGAAgtgaagaataattttatttgtCGATAGAAGTAAAATTTGATAAGTAAGACTAATAGgcatatatttttttcctatttCAAATATAGATTTAAATTGTGCTTAAAAGATGCTCTTATAATTTGGATttattttctaatatattttaaaatttcgaattGTTGTATTCATTCTTTTTTCTTAAGATATATTTCTTTGAGCCTAACAGGGGGTTCTTGGATTGTTCTCGATCTTCTTTCATATTTAAGCGTTTCCATTGTCAAGTAATCATTGTTGTGAATCGggttttctcgtgtccaaacgcaacggaagttttaaaaaattttaaatcttgacattcaagatattgTTTGAGCATTCGTATGgtttaaataaacattcataggacgttaatttgaaaattttacctttagtgaaatattcacttggctccaactattccgagATCAGCAGAGATAACTCTTGATGTATTCTCTATAAACTTTCTTCGATGCTCATTTCTTCAATCTCGCAATCTGGTCCACGACTCGAAGATTAGTTCCTCTTCTaaatagcactagaatatttAGAAGAAGTTTTCGTTGAGATTAGTTAAAACGAGGAGAGACTCAAAACCCTTGAATTATTCAAAGGTGGTGGCCGAAATATTGGAGAGTGGGAAGAGGAGTATTTCGAAAATCCTTGacttggaggctagggtttcgaATATTGTAAAGATTAATTATCATTAACCCCAAACCTAATACACATGTATAAAAGCAgagtttttgccaaaaataataatttctcgtCAAAATGTCATTTCTAAAAAAGGAAAGATATCTcattaatattgaaatatatatatataagcagagtttttgccaaaaatagTAAATTCCCTCcaaaatgtcatttttaaaaaaggaaAGATATCTcattaatattgaaatatatgtacggcaataaattataatttcaattattgtttgcattgattatatcaattcatttacttcaaatttgaatttaattcatttctttattaattcaaatataatttatgtattatatgttttttattattttttattcaaattgaaactAAACTCTATTGAAAACATAAACTACATTAAAATTTTTCcattgattatatcaatcaatttaattaaaaattgtattagtaaatttaaaatacaaatgattGCAATGTTCAGTATCACTCATGaggtaaatcatttaaaaatatattttgctaTTTTAAGTAATTTCATGTCCAAATTacttactaaaaaaaatacaatatttaattagtttatttaatttttctaaaattaaaattggttGAGTGTAAAATTTATCACTACAACAAAGTTTTCCAATGGACATTAAATTACcatttaataatcataaattttttttttatcacaaatGCATATTATTTCGAAATTACTttaatttgaaagaattaatgCATTGtagttttcttccaaaaccaTATGTACA
This genomic window from Primulina huaijiensis isolate GDHJ02 chromosome 7, ASM1229523v2, whole genome shotgun sequence contains:
- the LOC140981138 gene encoding putative pentatricopeptide repeat-containing protein At3g25060, mitochondrial encodes the protein MLVGKWILEDLKTLLLTCKDRACVSKIHSVLITSGLFSNRFSAAQLISSYARVGDVYLAHKLFDSLPKRGIESSNALIVAYSRENLLHEVVGLYKAMGFQGVKPDSSTFTVAIKACTGLMDLELGDKIWRRAVDCGYEHDGFVGSSVMNLYAKCGKMDEATCVFERMRRKDVVSWCTMITGFVKIGKVNEALNTYRRMCQEGFEGDRVVMLALIQVCSNIEDLKMASSLHGYMIRRDFPMDVMVQTSLVDMYAKNGEMGIACTLFRTMNCRNIVSWSTLISGYAQNGLSRNALESIIGMQSCGFEPDLVSLVGALLACSQIGFLIFGRAIHGYIVKKVDVNKILVTSLVDMYAKCGALSSARILFDRMSSGDVILWNTIITSYGNHGHGEEALSLFHQMIKTNTKPDHATFASLLSALSHAGLVEEGKHLFDIMIKEFKVQPTEKHLVCLIDLLARAGQVEVAWKLIDSMACEPVIAIWVALLSGCLNHKKFFVGEFVAKKVLELNPDSPGIYSLVSNFFSAARRWDEVAKLRKLMKMEGMKKEPGYSVVEVSGVFHSFLAESKCHPRYQQILGVLEEMEIEMRAMGHVPKTEFVSHNI